The Salvelinus namaycush isolate Seneca chromosome 5, SaNama_1.0, whole genome shotgun sequence genome segment TAGTATGTCTGgtctcaccagggttactgtagAGCCCGTGTCGACCAGGGCCAAACATTCCACCCCCTCTACCTTGACGATGACATTGCAGAAGTCCCCAACGGTGGTACGTCCCACCACAACTACCGGACTAGGAAACACGGCGGCAGCTACACCCTGGGGGAGCAGGTCCCCACCCTCTTGTCTGCGCTGCTGGGTACCTCCTTTGCTTACAGTGGGTTCGGGGGCGGGGGGGTGGGCCCGCGCTGCCCCCTGCGCGAGAACCCGTTGTCGTTTCCCTGGTGACGGGGGAATCTGCCACACTCCCGCTGAATGTGGCCAGGttggccacaaccccagcagacaaTAGGAGTTGAGCTGACACTGCGACGTTGCCTGGAGCCCCTCTCCATGACAAGCGAAGCAGTCTTGACTAGCCCGCCCAACTCGTCAACCCACTCTGGTTTTGTGACCCCTGGCACCCCAGCCACCGCTGCTCTCACCTCTGGTTGACTGGCGACTTCcactctcactccctcaccccagaTCAGCTCCCTCTTCCTGGCTATCTCCACTGCAGCCCGCAGAGATGGTGGGTCCGCCATCTGAACATGCTTACCCAGTTCGGTGGAAGAGAGCGCTCTAATAAAACTGTCCCGTGCCAGCTCGTCTTGCACCCCAATCGGCATAGTTGCATAAGCCCGCCTGGTCAGGCTCAGAATACCACTTGCCAACGCCTTTAATGATTCCCCCTGAAGTCTCTTTTTGTTACACAGTTCAATCCGCAGCATGTTGGGCTGCGCGTCGCTGCCGAAACGGCCCCCCAATGCCTCCACTAGCGCACCGTAGTCGCCCCTATCGTCCGGGGCTAGCGTTAGCAGGCATTCCGACGCCTCCTCCGCCAGGCTCAGGGCAAGCTGTAACGCTTTCGTCTCGTCAGACCACATCCCGGCTCTAGCCAACAACTCGAATTGAGTGAAAAAAACTTCCCATTTACCTTGTCCATTGAACTTTGGTAGTTTAGCCGCTACCGTGGCTAATGGCAATAGGTCGCTGCCATCTCTGTTTACATAAGCAGGCCCAGCCATTTCCGCACCCGGTGACGTCGATATCCCCGTCGCCGTGACGTCTGCTCTCGAGCGGTGTGAAGGAAAACACGCCAGTTCTGCCATCTTGCTGACTGACAATTTAACTTCCGCCATGTGGCTCTCCAGCTCTTCTACGGCAGTCGCCGCCTGACCCTCCCGACCGGGTACCCTCGAGCCCACAACGGACACTTTGTCCGACTCTTCCTTAATTTTCCGCCTCGCCCCAGGCATCATGACCGTCGATGCGAGTCACGCTAAAGCCAACCCGGCCTATACTGAACAGCTAACTCGCCTAGTCTCGATCCCGTAGTTCGaaagcacttctgacaccaatgtaatgacccggctgggtcataaaaggaaaagagacggactctaggtgtgcgggtcagaacacaggtttattcctaaactgggctattgttcaggccacagcccacgccgctaaatACCGAACGTACACATTTAAACCAAgtcgagttaagggtcactctcataTGAACAGATCAAGGTCCCGAacagaagagaaagaaagatgatacagtaatccctatttatgcatttccaaatcccgcgggattacccatcatacccccccaacctttccatctgtcctgacatatttaacccccgctagtagccatgagaaccataacacacccacaaacacagaacacaataccgggtcgttacaatatatatatatatatatatatatatatatatagtctttttttaatccctattaaaacattgtggttttatgcctatatgtactgttttcgatttttctgaacagacttttcagtatagaatgaatgtaagcaatgcatgatggttaatggtgttttattcggttgtagttccatgtatttcttaaaaaataaacgtgtaaaccatttttattgaccagaatgtaactgaaaatacaatggcagccttgccattgtccatcaataacaaaacgtttttttttcgtataacatttggggaaacgtatgcagtcattgtagtcttacattttgttggccaaccaaaattaccaaaacgttaactcgtaataaggctagggtggctgagtgtaaatacatggctctgagtgtaagcaccttttcactagaaacgttcttgtgttcaaattaccgtcagtACGAAATAGCCagaaagctttcgtatttccacttggctgcacctacggttacgataacgataaatcaagtgcaatacctgcgtcgacctgtgtcgagcagcaaaacaccggaaagcttctagcctaccggaaagttacaagaagaacaagaatagttacctcatccggtcatgtgacactctggatgccccctaaaagcaatttcaaccgttttgaaaaatgacgcctggtaaccccaaaaaaataccaggtgcacgaaaagtttggacttagaatattttttgaaaacctccataaatcactcaggccattgactcgagaagaaaaaacataaaacattttccagcagaaaaaacatagaatattttttgaaaacctccataaatcactcaggccagcacccattgatttggggcggtagtatagtgctcccagagcgggtatggaagtctggatcccccctaaaagcatgtaaggctctgtgtgtctttaatcaccatactttttcactccatccttgctgtgtgtgtgtgtgtgtgtgtgtgtgtgtgtgtgtgtgtgtgtgtgtgtgtgtgtgtgtgtgtgtgtgtgtgtgtgtgtgtgagagagagcttttctttgacatctgtttagagaaattactgatttacagttcatgagggttgaccgattcacacatttaaagttttggaaagatctgacttttttaaaccttcgaaacagcacctatgaccccattttaaggcacttccggttggcacaggaagctataagtaaatacatatcctgatcggggtatgcttttacagaatcctgagttttaagtctatacgttaagaactgactgatttacacagggttgaatgcactatatatatcacaaactgctggttgggtatggcaaaacacttttagggtgattttatcacttccggttgctccaggaagcttagaatcaacaccagtagacctcatagtggcttgatggattgtcattgaagacaggttcataagacattcataacccacataggcttcaggttgaatttaggggtgcaggcaatgtgttcctatggggtgagatgtcattgtaaactgtttgatgtaaacaccttcttttaactgttaagggttaatgccacacggtcaatgttaggcttgcacagatcgggaggaccttaggaacgtccctgaggtcaaattgtgcttctaaccttaacggttctctctctgtttcccaaaagcaaaaaaatatgaaattgaggtcaaagggtcatttgggttcttcttcttgtccctgtcgctgcactcagaccgagcgagctacggtcaagcggggcatctcgttgaactcggcacggcctggagataatggtaatgccattgcaggctttgtgtgtctttaagcaccgtactttttcactccatccttttatccccttttcttcgtggtatccaatcgctagtaattactatcttgtctcatcgctacaactcccgtacgggctcaggagagacgaaggtcgaaagccacgcgtcctccgaagcacaacccaaccaagccgcactgcttcttaacacagcgcgcctccaacccggaagccagccgcaccaatgtgtcggaggaaacaccgtgcacctggcccccttggctagcgcgcactgcgcctggcacgccacaggagtcgctggagcgcgatgagacaaggatatccctaccggccaaaccctccctaacccggacgacgctaggccaattgtgcgtcgccccatggacctcccggtcgcggccggctgcgacagagcctgggcgcgaacccagagactctggtggcgcagctagcactgcgatgcagtgccctagaccactgcgccacccgggaggcagatctgacctttttaacccttcgaaactgaccctatggcaccatttgaaGGTACTTtcggttgacataggaagctgaaagtgaacacatatcctccttggggtaggctcttatataatattgagttttaagtctttatgttaagaactgacttatttacagagggttaaatgagtgtgtgttatttcataaaatcacataaaatcacagaattctggcAGAGCTTCaagacccacttaaaaaatgttcgtctgaacacactgcaactggatctgtaactttttttttttttaactcctttttgtgaacattaccaatttgtcaatgtacgatttctcttaaattacgatagataaatggctggttctttttttcctgacaccgtatgcttatgtactttgacgtgaagcggtcaaattagcaccctactttgcgtttttgacctttaatcccataaaaatggccataactcaaaaagcgttgaggcctcgacgccatcttgttcggggccaactgtccattacgtcttcgaaatattttcagtttaggagaaaaggccacatgcatttgcaatgtgcttgtgcatttgcaatattatttattttccctctggtgggaatttccgagactgcggaaaaatgatcaaaatttgttatttttataaaacggaaaccgaacgtccgagagatttcgtttgatgacttcctgaaagatctctcccccgcgcaCGGCCCGACGCTGTCCGCGAATTTTAGAGACGTCgccggacgtctagtaagggaccgtacatttgcaatgtggcgtttctcactaaccatatggcgagtgctaaaatgttcccttaaggtatggaaaggccttggaaaggccataagtgtaagccaacataattcattattttacattaacatgtaatacatgcattatgaagaaaattgtgtaatttaggctccacgaaatatgaaatgggttatgaagaaaatcgtgtatggttgcctacatgacaaaaaggcgttctgattacaagtgcaccagtatccaaagtattaagcgaaatcaagcacagaaaacagcattggcattaataaaacaatatttcccacgaattaagtcgcacgtaaatgtgcgtcttttctcaaaaattctgttcagcaagtctaaaacagtacatataggcatacaacgacacattttaaaacatggttaaacaaagacaacatttctgtatattcatgacgttgaattagccattaagaagaacaaaaatgaaatacaaattatcgcgtctatatggttgttgcaaaggcttgtgtagcctactggttaaatttgtgtcttttcgcacgaattaagaaGCAcataaattcgtgtcttttctcACGAATTAAGCCAGACGAAAacgcacaaaaacgcacgaaatctgctgaaatacattttgtacatatatgcgcgaattgaatgtgagactgtgttgccACAACACATTTTGCAGCGTTAAATCAACACTTAAAGAGTTAATTTTATCACCATCTCAGAGTACATATGGACCCACACTACAGAGTGTAAAAAGTACTTTTTTTTATAACACTTAAATGTAACACTCCGAACGTGTAAAAAATGAACACTGCATTAAACTTGTCATTGTTACTCAAATGTAACACTATGGGATAATGAACTCTGTGTTATTTCTGTTCAACACTAGTGTTGATCAAGAGTTAACTCCTGTTAGTGTTAAACAAAAACACTGTTACACTGTTTTGGGTTTAAAGCCTAATTTGCATATTTCACATGGTGCCTTTTGTTTTTGAGGGAAtggtagagttaccacccatgactacatttgttagtgacagagacatagtTGTTGAATTATTTCATTTTAAAGGCCTGTGGCTTTCACCAAATAAGTACCTAGCTGAATGTTATCATTAAAATTAAACTTGaccagccggccgcgaccgggaggcccatggggcggcgcacaattggcccagcgtcgtccgggttagggggggtttggccggcagggatatccttgtctcatcgcgcactagcgactcctgtggcgggccgggcgcagtgcaagctgaccaggtcgctaggtgtacggtgtttcctccgacacattggtgcggctggcttccgggttggatgggcattgtgtcaagaagcagtgcggcttggttgggttgtgtttcggaggacgcatggctctcgaccttcgcctctcccgagtccatacgggagttgcagcgatgagacaagactgtaactactaccatttggataccacgaaattggagagaaaaaaggggtaaaaaaaaaatatatatatatatattaaacttGACAATACATTACACATATCATAAGGCCTTACTTTGATGGCCTCGTtttaccctaacacagtggtgttaagaaactcctggtttacaggccacattaggcctgcaagtcacattatggtggcttgcaaagtgatgtgtagtTCTTATTGTAATCCAGCCAGAGTTAAGATATCCAACAGTTGGAATTTTTATTCACCCGCAACCTacattcagaatgactgtcagGGTTGGAAACTTGATTAAAAAAAAGACCTTAACCATTTGAACAGGAACAACTATTTCAGTAACGGGGGAAATAAATCTAACCAACTGATTGTATTAAAAACCTAGAGTCACAGGTCCAATATACAGGGGctccctgcatctcagtgctagaggcgtcactacagaccctggttcgattctaggttgtatcacaactggctgtgattgggagtcccatagggcggcgcacgatTGGACCAGCGTCTTCCTgttttggctggggtaggccgccaatgtaaataagaatttgttcttaacttgcctagttaaataaatataaaataaataaatacaggtgtctgagtaaagggtctgaatactgatgtaaatgtgatatctgtttttaattttttataaatgtgcaaaaatgtctaaaaacctgttttcactttgtctatatggggtattgtgtgtagattgatgagggtgaaattatttaatccattttagaataaggctgcaacgtaacaaaatgtggaaaaagtgaaggggtctgaatactttccgaatgcactgtacatccctTTTTTATTTTGGTTGTACATTCATTTGATCTTACTACAGTGTAAGTTGGCCCAAAACCAACCAGATGAAAGTTGAAAGTTAAAACCAATCAGAAGAAAGTTGAAACAACCAGATGATCTTACAGTGTCAACTTTCTTCGGGTTGGTTTTGGGCCAACTTAACATTACACTGTAGTCAGATTGAATGAATGTACAACCAAaaattatttttgttttattaaaacTGCATGTGGAACAGAAATTAGTTTGGGGGTTTCCTTTCTGATTAGATGCATGTGCCCATTGTCCCATTTAGCcttgctgttttttttttgttgattggAGATCTGTGTAAAGTAGATTATTCATGCAAACAAATTGGCATCCACAGCTCTAAATGGAATAAGGACCCACTGTTTGGCTGCTCAGTAGTGGGCAGTAATAGGCTGTAGATTAGGTTACATTCTGGAGTTTCTGTGCTGTATTGTTTTCCCATCTGTCCCTTTCCCTCCATTCTTCCATCTCTCCGTGCAGGCAGAGTTTGAGCGAGTAGCAGATGATGTGAAGAAGGTGAAGTCCAGACCTTCAGACCAGGAGCTGCTGGACATGTATGGTCTGTATAAGCAGGCCATATTTGGAGACATCAACATTGGTACGGTATTTTCTTTGTGCCATTTAAAACATGCTAATTGAAATACATAATTGTACAGAACATACACAAGTGAAACGACCATTACAATTATATGGAGAGAATAACAATTATTTTAGCAAATTCTGGGTAGATAGGGCACTCATCTCCCAGATATCAGAAAACTGCTTTCCAAAATGGCCAAATCAGATACCCACACTAGTATTGGTAGGCCAATAGAACATAAAGCCTAACCTTAAATCTGGTCTGGTTCCTCTGAAGTTCTCTTAATTTTTTTTACCAGTCACCACTGATGTCCTAAATACTGTCCTCTCTTGTTCTCCACAGACAAACCAGGCATGTTAGACATGAAGGGAAAAGTCAAGTGGGAGGCCTGGGATTCTAggaaaggtaaaataaaaagatTTTGTCTTCTCTCAGAATGTAAAAAAGGAATCGCCTCCACACTAGTCCTCCATCCTCTACCTTTGTTTCAGTCTTTGGAACATTCTAATCCAGTGATGAACATTTAGTGAACAGAATTCTACAGTAAGGGGTAATGATAACCCCCATCTAGAGATTGTACTTGGCATTGAAGGCTGCAATCACCATTCACCAACACGTTTAATTGAAAATAATATAATGTACACTGGTGCGTGTGCGAGTGATGATGTTGCTCTAATTTGAATGTATGTTACCAGACTTACAGAATCCAAGATGGTAGCCAATCAGTCTGTCCGTTTGTATATGTGATCCTTGAGTGCAGAGTTTTAAGCGTTTTTATCTTTTAATGACCCTGGTCCTGTTTACAGAAGCAACTACTTTTTACGTGAAGGTGGATGCTGTATATAACAACTATTATTTTTATATCTCAGTCTCTAATTTGCTTATACAACGATTTCGGATTGAGAAGgcctttattttttattacaccTTTCTGGAGTTGGAGCTCGCCGTGTCAGGAGCGTCTGTCTGCGCGCAAGGCCTGCTACGCGAGCGCAGGTGCGCATTGAAGACTAGGAGCGGAGAAGCGGTTATCGGATTGGAAAACCTGATGCACCGTGGACGGTGGGAAAATCTACCTTGTAATACACAACGTCTACTGGTCGTTGCACACCTGTGCTGAAATACCTCTAAAACCGGCATTATGTATCTGTTACTGTGCCTGCTCTTTACTCAATGCCATCCTGGATTAAATAGGCTGAATGATCAATGGGTGAGTGAATTATCTTCGCTTTATGCCCTACAATTTGCAAACACTCCGACGAGACCATCCTTTCAAAACCACTTGGAACTTGGTATCTCTGCAATTACATTTGTACCACTCTCAACGCAACTGGACCTAGACTTGATGGCATACTTCCCAAATCTCAAACTATTGAATTACTTTTTTTCTGTGTCGAAAGACTCAGTTCGTTATATTGACAATATTGTCCTCACGTATTGGGCAACTGAGATATATTGTTGTGCTTTTATTAATGATCTCTGGTAATGTGCGACCAAACCCTGGGCCTGTAGATACCATGCAATCTTTACCGAGTCCCTATGATTTTAAAACAGAGCAGGTTTTGGCCTCTTGCATgttaatgtcagaataatatatatttttaaatagacATGATTAGAATATGGGCCAAAACGACAAATAGACGTAATGGTTTTATCAGAAACTTGGCTAAAGAAATCTGTGTCAAATAACTCGATTTCTATTGATGGGTACACGGTTTTTAGAACGATCAGATTAGTAAAGTAGGAGGGGTTTCAATTTATGTGAAATCCGAGTTTAACACCTCTGAAATTATCTCGATTACCAAAGCCAAACATTTTAAATTGCTTGCGGTTAAAGTGAACATGTACAAGGACTCCCACATAACTGTAGTCGGCTGCTACAGACCGGCTTCGGGAGACGCACTTAACGCTCTTTCTGATGTCCTGCACAAGCTAAATGACTCTGAATTCATTATTTTAGAATATttgaactgggacatgcttacatCTGTATCCGACTCTTTTAAAGAACAGTATGACTCTCTGAATCTCGCTCAATTAATTAATGCGCCTACAAGACCGAATCCCAGAGCACCTAACAAATCAACGCTATTGAACATTATTCTAACGAATACCCCTCCCAAATACACATCGACTGGAATATTCTGTAATGATGTCAGTGATCACTGTGCAATTGCttgttagaaatacaaaagtgACCAAACCCCGTTATATTTTTAAAAGACATTTTAGACAGTTTGATGAGCAAGCGTTCTTACATGATCTGTACCATAATATTGACAGTAAATCTGATTCCCGATGTTGACACTGCCTGGGAATATTTTTATATGAAATTTGTGTCGATTTGTGATAAGCATGCCCCTGTGAAGAAATGTAGAATCAGTGGAATGGACAATCCCTGGTTTTCAGATAACTTGGCAGAATTAATTAGAAAGAGAAATATCTCTTGGGCTCAAGCTAGACATACAAATGCTCCTGTTGACTGGACCTACTTCAGAGCGCTAAGAAACAAATGCACAGGATTGATCAGGAAGTCCAAATCAGATtactatttaaatgcagtcacaaagaacctaaacaaccctaccaagttctggaagctaatcaaatcagTGTCAGGTTCTAATGTATCCTCTGGCCTTCCTGACAATTTAATGTAGGGGTTTTTAAGAAGCACTTCATATCTGCTGGGTCAGTTTTTGATAATGGTGGGGCCCAGGCCTCTAATGTAAGGTCTGTTACAGTCAACTATGATATAGGCCCTCATGTGAACCATTTTAACTTTGAGCCTGTTTCTTATACTGACGTCTATAAAGCACTAAAGGCTATAGACACTAAACAGtgcaggtccagacaacctggacccCTACCCCTTAAAGATAGAAGCTGGTATTATTACTGAACCTGTGGCTCACATTTTCAACTTGAGTCTCTTGATCAATTCCATACCCAGCATTTGGAAATCAGCTTATGTCCTCCCACTGCTAAAGGGTGGAGATCCCTCAGATGCTAATAACTGTCGTCCTATGTCTaaactccctatcctggccaaggtctatgaatccctagtgatGATACAGTTATATATTCatgtgctccttctctggttcaggctgttgaagagctccagactgctttttggtcactgcaggcctccctttatggcctcaaactggtcttgaatatacaaaaaactaaattcatgacttttaccagagctagaactctgccagagaatgttagcattgtcacatctggtggcttatccattgaaaaagtgtcatcctacaaatacctaggtatttggttggatgacaagttgtcctttaaaGTTAATGTTGATAATCTTGTGACAaagcttaaattgaaattgggtttttatCTTAGTAATAAGGCTTGCTTCCCACTTCTGGAtagaaagaagcttgttcaggccacttttctttctgtaattgattatggtgacttgttgtatatgcatacaacctcctctgtcttacagagactggactctgtttatcatgcatccttgcgctttattacaaatgccaagtcactcacccaccattgcacaTTGTACCAGATGGTgggttggacctcactttatatgcgCATAAAGATccatttgtatgtgttcatctacaaagcccttttgggtaaactccctctttacctctgtagtctggtctccttcaccactagcagttgccatacccggtctgctaggtggttgctacttaaagtccccaggacattcacagtattaggcaagactgccttctcttcttgtgcaccagatgcatggaatagtctacaatccatgcttcatctagatatgttaaTGCCACTGAATGAACTTAAAATATTGATGGGAGACTctttttaggctggatcatgttgttttatgttttaattctgtaatgtattgattgttcctgccttcttggccaggtctcccttgaaaaagagactctgggtctcaatgggcttttcctggttaaataaaaaatgtaaatgttgtattTGTGTTCTTATTTTATAGGTATGTCCAAGGAGGATGCCATGACAGCTTACATCGCACTTGCTAAGGAGATCATCAGCAAATACTAATATGATGATGAAGTCGTATCCAGGGTGTGACTAGAATAGGTTATTATGAGGAGAGCTGTATCTCATTCAGCTACAAGCCATAGGTTATGAGAAGCTACTGCACTAGGAAAATTATTCATTTTTTCTCCTTAGATTGAACTTTCTTGACTTTTAAAATGTGGAGTTTATTTGATATCAACCCCTATGCACTTTTGGGATGTTGAATGTATGATTTAATAAAACGTTGTTTTAAATTACGCTCAGTCTATTTTATTTGTAGATATATGATGATAAACAAGGGTAATATTCTATATTTTATATGTTCCTGTCTTCTTACCTCTAAAGATGACACACACACTATTGAGATAAACACTGGGTGATTCATTAACAATGCAAAAGCTCACTAAGCATGTAAACATAATGAACAGTGTTTCCCATAAcattattttatcaaataaaGAATTAATGAGTTTTTAAAGGGTAgcgctctctcactcactcagacaAGTAAGGTCCCCACCACCCCTATAGCTCTGCGGCCCTCCTAATAAATATCTCTGCTATTAAGCCCTGTTGGCCACCACAAGACTTGCAGGGCTAGTTTGCAGCCTAGGTTGAAAATAAGTCATTATTTTTAACCTAGGTTGCAGCTAGGAACTTTAATTTATTTGGTTGCCTGGGAATCACATTTCTGGAACGGACTTGTGCCTCACTTCCTGTTTATGTGTCTTTGTAGCAAAGACGGTATGGAAATTCCAATCCTCCAGTATCTCTGTTGTAGCTAGCTGGTATGAAATGTCGCTTGCTACTGAAATTTAGTTGGCTAGCTGTAAGCCATAGAAAATATTTGGGCTATGTTATATAAATGGACATATGTTTTCTACTTTATTATGTATGTAAACACATAGGTCGACAAGACGGAGCCATGAAGGACAGACAGCATGGTTGTTCAGGAGAGGGGTTTAAAACCGTCACTGTTGATTGGCCAGACAGCAACGGTACCACTGAAGAACGTTAGCAAGTAAGTCAGCGAGCTAGCTAAGTGTGCTGAGACTTGGGTTACATCGACGGACCCCATCGCCTGTTCCAATACGGTTCGTGAGTGTAATGTAAAAACTTGCCATAACAAACACAAGGACTGGGTCAGATATGTTTCACCAACTTCCATTGAGAGATCCGGACCGATTGAGACTATGGCTAGTTGCCATGAACATTGACGCCAATACTCTGACTGACGACCTCAGAAAGTTACTAGTATGCTCAGAACATTTTTCCCGGGGACTATTATGAGAGAATGGAACTGTCAAGCAGTAAGATTAAAAGTTATGTCCCATCAGTGGGCATTCTATGCACGACATGTAGGCAAGCCATATAAACAGACATGTTTTCTAATTCTTTATTATTGTGTTAAGAGGGAGCCATGGAGGACAGACATCATGGTTGGTCAGGGGAGGGTATTAACACAGTCACTGTTGATAGGCCAGATGGCAGCAGTGCCACTGAAGAATGTTGTCCGTCCATTGAGGAGGACCAGTGCGTGAACATTCAGCCCAGAAGCTCAGATGAGTTGAACCACGGAGAACAGGTTATGATGCTGCTGTATGAGATAGGTTTCAGCATGCATATGAATCAAACACACTTCATCATGTAGCCAATAACACT includes the following:
- the LOC120048867 gene encoding acyl-CoA-binding domain-containing protein 7-like, whose protein sequence is MSLQAEFERVADDVKKVKSRPSDQELLDMYGLYKQAIFGDINIDKPGMLDMKGKVKWEAWDSRKGMSKEDAMTAYIALAKEIISKY